The following are encoded together in the Gammaproteobacteria bacterium genome:
- the murF gene encoding UDP-N-acetylmuramoyl-tripeptide--D-alanyl-D-alanine ligase, whose translation MSWLRLGELAEMAGGRLIGDDVPVGSVSTDTRRLVPGQLFAALRGPNFDAHALIEAGAASNAAGVLVDRRLSGKTPQIVVDDTLAALIRMAAAWRNRLDTRVVALTGSNGKTTVKEMTASILRQAGGVLATRGNLNNHIGVPLTLLSLRPAHRFAVVELGANHPGEIQALGALAAPDAALVNNAGPAHLEGFGDLEGVARAKGEIFSGLRIGGIAVINADDRFCDYWTGLNPGRKCITFGLDTAADVAGSWKPGTPLSVRTPLGGVEIRVPLNGRHNAMNALAAAALSLAAGASTEQIARGLERVRPVSGRLNTRAGVAGAEIIDDTYNANPASLAAALAVVSDLGGETWLVLGDMGELGSEANGLHRQAGELARRCGVTRLYGVGPLSLGAVTAFGAGARHFDDAGALAAAAAAELRSGVRVLVKGSRAMHLENVVAVLTQAVVGDESDQGAEDAA comes from the coding sequence GTGAGCTGGCTGCGACTCGGCGAACTGGCGGAGATGGCCGGTGGACGTCTGATCGGTGACGACGTCCCGGTGGGGTCGGTCTCGACCGATACCCGCAGGCTTGTGCCGGGGCAGTTGTTCGCCGCGCTGCGCGGCCCGAATTTCGACGCGCACGCCCTGATCGAGGCGGGCGCCGCCTCGAACGCGGCCGGGGTGTTGGTCGATCGGCGCCTCTCGGGGAAGACCCCCCAGATCGTCGTCGACGACACGCTTGCGGCGCTTATCCGCATGGCCGCCGCCTGGCGCAACCGCCTGGATACGCGTGTCGTTGCCCTGACGGGCAGTAACGGCAAGACGACGGTCAAGGAGATGACCGCCTCGATACTGCGCCAGGCCGGTGGGGTCCTCGCGACGCGGGGAAACCTCAACAACCATATCGGCGTACCGCTCACCCTGCTATCGCTCAGGCCGGCGCACCGGTTCGCCGTGGTCGAGCTGGGTGCCAACCATCCCGGAGAGATTCAGGCCCTCGGTGCGCTCGCCGCACCCGACGCCGCACTGGTGAACAATGCGGGACCGGCCCACCTCGAGGGTTTCGGCGATCTCGAGGGGGTCGCACGGGCCAAGGGCGAGATCTTCTCGGGCCTGCGGATCGGCGGTATCGCCGTCATCAACGCCGACGACCGCTTCTGCGACTATTGGACGGGATTGAACCCGGGGCGCAAGTGCATCACCTTCGGCCTAGACACCGCGGCTGACGTTGCAGGGTCGTGGAAGCCAGGCACACCGCTGTCGGTCCGCACACCGCTCGGCGGTGTCGAGATCCGGGTGCCGCTGAACGGCCGTCACAACGCCATGAACGCGCTGGCCGCCGCGGCACTTTCACTCGCCGCGGGGGCTAGCACAGAGCAGATTGCGCGGGGACTCGAGCGGGTGAGACCGGTCTCGGGGCGGTTGAACACCCGTGCGGGGGTCGCGGGTGCGGAGATCATCGACGATACCTACAACGCCAACCCGGCATCGCTTGCCGCCGCCCTGGCGGTCGTGTCTGACCTTGGCGGGGAGACCTGGCTGGTCCTGGGCGACATGGGGGAACTGGGGAGCGAGGCGAACGGACTCCACCGTCAGGCCGGGGAACTCGCGCGCCGTTGCGGCGTGACGCGGCTATACGGCGTGGGTCCGTTGAGCCTGGGCGCGGTTACCGCTTTCGGTGCCGGCGCCCGCCATTTCGACGATGCGGGGGCGCTCGCCGCGGCTGCCGCCGCGGAGCTGCGGTCCGGGGTTCGCGTGCTGGTCAAGGGGTCACGCGCCATGCACCTGGAGAACGTAGTGGCGGTGCTGACCCAGGCCGTGGTCGGGGACGAATCCGACCAGGGGGCAGAAGATGCTGCTTAG
- a CDS encoding cell division protein FtsQ/DivIB, producing MNRRPNRQRGATVNCCEAGSGLRGWVCVLRDALISGLIAALVAWAWIVAQDPATLPVRAVTIEGRYRYVDEKELRGVVRDSLNGGFLSVDLGGIERSLEAAPWIASASVRRQWPDRLRIDIVERQPVARWGDEGLVTATGVPFYPDNAAQFQELPVVYGPEGAGGELVQRLSEVRALLGVAGLTPRELIVDERRAWHLWLQDGIRVSLGRGETDEAIARFVRAWPAAVGERAAQVSAVDLRYTNGFSVLWKEDSALEQGNAGEKNS from the coding sequence ATGAATCGCCGGCCTAACAGGCAGCGGGGGGCCACGGTCAATTGCTGCGAAGCCGGGTCCGGCCTGCGGGGCTGGGTCTGTGTCCTGCGTGATGCGCTGATCTCGGGACTGATCGCCGCACTGGTCGCATGGGCTTGGATCGTAGCGCAGGACCCGGCAACCCTGCCGGTACGAGCGGTGACGATCGAGGGTAGGTATCGATACGTCGATGAGAAGGAGTTGCGCGGCGTGGTACGCGACTCGCTGAACGGGGGTTTCCTTTCCGTCGATCTCGGCGGCATCGAGCGATCCCTGGAGGCGGCGCCCTGGATCGCGAGCGCCTCGGTGCGTCGGCAATGGCCCGATCGTCTGCGGATCGACATCGTTGAAAGGCAGCCCGTGGCCCGATGGGGGGACGAGGGCCTGGTGACCGCGACCGGCGTTCCGTTCTATCCGGACAATGCGGCGCAATTCCAGGAGCTGCCCGTGGTCTACGGCCCTGAGGGAGCGGGGGGGGAACTCGTGCAACGACTTTCCGAGGTGCGCGCCCTGCTGGGTGTGGCGGGCCTGACACCGAGAGAACTGATCGTGGACGAACGGCGAGCCTGGCACCTGTGGCTGCAGGACGGGATCCGGGTGTCCCTCGGTAGAGGCGAGACGGACGAGGCCATCGCCCGGTTCGTGCGCGCCTGGCCGGCCGCGGTGGGGGAGCGGGCCGCGCAGGTCAGTGCCGTGGATCTGCGCTACACGAACGGCTTCTCCGTGCTCTGGAAGGAAGACTCGGCGCTGGAACAAGGAAACGCGGGAGAAAAAAACAGCTGA
- the murG gene encoding undecaprenyldiphospho-muramoylpentapeptide beta-N-acetylglucosaminyltransferase, with product MILAGGTGGHVYPALAVARKLLAMEVPVVWMGTHQGLEAEVVPRAGIPIDWLSIGGLRGKGVWTWFAAPFRLNVAIMQAFGIMLRRRPRAVLGMGGFVAGPGGVVAFLLQRYLVIHEQNAVAGLTNRLLRPLCDRVFEGFPGAFGKAKATHVGNPVRDDIAAIAHPAGRIGERTGQTRLLVLGGSLGARALNEVTPRALELLDPASLPEVIHQAGRRNIDQAVRTYERCGVRAGVRPYIEDMAEAYRWADLVLCRAGALTIAELAAAGVGSILVPYPSAVDDHQSANAAYLEAAGAGIVVQQRDLDEGRLASILRKLCGDRGRLCDMACAARELARPEAADLVANACLRDRGAGAETI from the coding sequence ATGATCCTGGCGGGCGGGACCGGGGGCCACGTGTACCCGGCGCTGGCGGTGGCCCGCAAGCTGCTCGCGATGGAAGTGCCGGTCGTCTGGATGGGGACCCATCAGGGCCTGGAGGCGGAGGTGGTCCCGCGGGCCGGTATTCCCATCGACTGGTTGTCGATCGGCGGTCTGCGCGGCAAGGGTGTCTGGACCTGGTTCGCCGCACCGTTCCGGCTGAATGTCGCCATCATGCAGGCTTTCGGCATCATGCTCCGGCGCCGGCCGCGTGCAGTCCTGGGAATGGGCGGCTTCGTCGCCGGTCCCGGTGGGGTGGTCGCGTTCCTACTGCAGCGCTACCTGGTGATCCACGAACAGAACGCCGTCGCCGGTCTGACGAACCGCCTGTTACGGCCGCTGTGCGATCGCGTGTTCGAAGGTTTTCCGGGCGCCTTCGGGAAGGCGAAGGCCACTCACGTGGGAAATCCGGTGCGCGACGACATTGCCGCGATCGCCCACCCGGCCGGGAGGATCGGCGAAAGGACCGGACAAACGCGGCTCCTCGTGCTGGGCGGCAGTCTGGGCGCGCGGGCATTGAACGAGGTGACGCCGCGGGCGCTCGAGCTGCTCGATCCGGCGTCGCTGCCCGAGGTCATCCATCAAGCGGGGCGCCGGAATATCGACCAGGCCGTCCGGACCTATGAACGGTGCGGCGTGCGGGCGGGCGTGCGGCCTTACATCGAGGACATGGCCGAGGCCTACCGCTGGGCCGATCTGGTGTTGTGCCGGGCGGGCGCCCTGACGATCGCCGAACTGGCCGCGGCGGGCGTGGGTTCGATCCTCGTCCCCTATCCCAGTGCGGTGGACGATCACCAGAGCGCCAATGCCGCGTACCTGGAGGCCGCCGGGGCCGGGATCGTCGTGCAGCAGCGGGATCTCGACGAGGGGCGTCTCGCCTCGATCTTGCGGAAACTCTGCGGCGACCGGGGGCGCTTGTGCGACATGGCCTGTGCGGCCCGCGAACTGGCGAGGCCGGAGGCGGCCGATCTGGTGGCCAACGCATGTCTGCGCGACCGGGGCGCTGGGGCGGAGACGATATGA
- the mraY gene encoding phospho-N-acetylmuramoyl-pentapeptide-transferase codes for MLLSLSESLQQYHSVFNVFQYITLRGILGVLTALIISLLVGPTMIRRLTNLNIGQQIREDGPSSHLTKAGTPTMGGALILVAVAVSTLLWGDLGSRYLWITLLVTLLFGLIGGVDDYLKLRYGNSRGLSARSKFFWQSVVALVGVVSLYATASLAVETELIVPFFKQVEIDLDWFYVPLAWFVVVGSSNAVNLTDGLDGLAILPTVLVAGALGVFAYASGHSNFAAYLQIPSIPGAGELVIFCGALVGAGLGFLWFNAYPAQVFMGDVGALAIGAALGLVAVIVRQELVLVIMGGVFVMETVSVILQVASFKLTGRRIFRMAPLHHHFELHGWPEPRVIVRFWIITVILVLIGLATLKVR; via the coding sequence ATGCTGCTTAGCCTGTCCGAGTCCCTGCAGCAGTACCACAGCGTGTTCAACGTCTTTCAGTACATCACACTGCGCGGCATCCTGGGCGTGCTGACCGCGCTGATCATCTCGTTGCTCGTTGGCCCGACGATGATCCGGCGTCTGACCAACCTCAATATCGGTCAGCAGATCCGCGAAGACGGACCGAGCAGCCACCTGACGAAGGCCGGGACACCGACCATGGGCGGGGCGTTGATCCTCGTCGCCGTGGCGGTGAGCACACTGCTCTGGGGGGATCTGGGCAGTCGCTACCTGTGGATTACCCTGCTGGTCACGCTGCTGTTCGGCCTGATCGGAGGCGTCGACGACTATCTCAAGCTGCGCTACGGGAACAGCCGGGGACTGTCCGCACGCTCGAAGTTTTTCTGGCAATCCGTGGTGGCCCTGGTCGGGGTCGTGAGCCTGTACGCGACCGCCTCGCTGGCGGTCGAGACCGAGCTGATCGTGCCCTTTTTCAAGCAGGTTGAAATCGATCTCGACTGGTTCTACGTCCCGCTGGCCTGGTTCGTGGTCGTCGGTTCGAGCAACGCCGTCAACCTGACCGACGGCCTGGACGGACTCGCAATCTTACCGACGGTGCTGGTGGCCGGCGCGCTGGGCGTGTTCGCCTATGCGAGCGGACATTCGAACTTTGCCGCCTATCTGCAGATCCCGTCGATTCCCGGCGCGGGAGAGCTAGTCATCTTCTGCGGCGCGCTGGTCGGCGCGGGACTCGGCTTCCTTTGGTTCAACGCCTATCCGGCGCAGGTGTTCATGGGGGACGTCGGTGCCCTGGCTATCGGTGCCGCACTCGGGCTGGTCGCGGTCATCGTGCGCCAGGAATTGGTGCTGGTGATCATGGGTGGCGTATTCGTGATGGAAACGGTGTCGGTGATCCTGCAGGTGGCCTCCTTCAAGCTGACCGGCAGGCGGATCTTCCGCATGGCCCCCCTGCATCATCACTTCGAGCTTCACGGCTGGCCGGAGCCGCGCGTCATCGTCCGGTTCTGGATCATCACCGTGATCCTGGTCCTGATCGGACTGGCGACCCTGAAGGTCCGGTGA
- a CDS encoding D-alanine--D-alanine ligase, whose translation MSGAKDYGRVAVLMGGWSAEREISLLSGRAVLAALQAEDVNAHGIDLGRDACQVLATGGFDRVFIALHGRTGEDGCIQGMLEILDLPYTGSGVTGSAVCMNKVTTKRIWNGTGLPTPAFVEFGADTEPQFLVQRVGFPLIVKPSLEGSSLGMRKVDHPNQLEAAHAEAAGFGCPVVAEAWVMGSEYTVAILDGEALPMIRLETPREFYDYEAKYRANDTRYVIPCGLDAERESEVRQLALTAFRVTGATGWGRVDLLIDGRGDPWLIEVNTVPGMTDHSLVPMAAAAHGMRFNQLALRILDTAGTGR comes from the coding sequence ATGAGTGGCGCGAAGGACTACGGGCGGGTAGCCGTGCTGATGGGCGGGTGGTCGGCCGAACGCGAGATCTCCCTGCTGAGCGGTCGAGCGGTGCTCGCGGCGCTGCAGGCCGAGGACGTGAATGCCCACGGGATCGACCTGGGGCGCGATGCCTGCCAGGTGCTTGCCACAGGCGGGTTCGACCGGGTGTTTATCGCCCTCCACGGGCGCACAGGCGAGGACGGCTGCATTCAGGGGATGCTGGAGATCCTCGATCTGCCCTATACCGGCAGCGGCGTGACCGGTTCCGCGGTCTGCATGAACAAGGTCACGACCAAGCGGATCTGGAACGGTACCGGCCTGCCCACACCGGCGTTCGTGGAGTTCGGGGCCGATACCGAACCGCAGTTCCTGGTGCAGCGGGTGGGCTTTCCGCTGATCGTGAAGCCCTCGCTGGAAGGATCCAGCCTCGGGATGCGGAAGGTGGACCACCCGAATCAGCTGGAAGCCGCACATGCCGAGGCCGCGGGCTTCGGCTGTCCGGTGGTGGCCGAGGCCTGGGTCATGGGCAGCGAGTACACCGTTGCCATTCTGGACGGTGAAGCGTTGCCGATGATCCGCCTGGAGACCCCGCGTGAGTTCTACGACTACGAGGCCAAGTACCGGGCGAACGATACGCGTTACGTCATCCCCTGCGGGCTGGACGCCGAGCGCGAGAGCGAGGTTCGGCAACTGGCCCTGACGGCGTTCCGGGTGACGGGAGCGACCGGTTGGGGGCGGGTGGATCTGCTGATCGACGGTCGGGGCGATCCCTGGCTGATCGAGGTCAACACCGTTCCCGGTATGACCGACCACAGCCTGGTGCCGATGGCCGCCGCCGCGCATGGCATGCGCTTCAACCAGCTTGCTCTGCGGATCCTGGACACCGCGGGGACGGGGCGATGA
- the murC gene encoding UDP-N-acetylmuramate--L-alanine ligase — protein MKAEMTMRRIRRVHFVGVGGAGMGGIAEVLANLGYEVSGSDIAENGVTQRLTGLGVRIAREHAAANVADADVVVVSSAIGDDNPEVAEARSRRIPVVPRAEMLAELMRFRFGIAVAGTHGKTTTTSLVAAVLAEGGLDPTWVVGGRVNSSASHAKLGAGKYLVAEADESDASFLYLQPVIAVVTNIDADHLGSYGGDFRKLVSTFAEFLHHLPFYGLAVLCVEDETVRDLMGQVARPARGYGLDESADVRASELRFEGSGSRFVVHLPGGSGFEVRLNMPGRHNVLNALAAITVAHELGVGEAAIKRALDGFQGIRRRFQDYGDIPVAGGKVRLIDDYAHHPTEILATLEAVRSAWPERRLLVVFQPHRYTRTRDLFDDFASVLNQADALVLLDVYAATEDVIPDADGRALCRALRARGKLVPVFVETVEGLPEVLGDLVEAGDLLLTLGAGSIGAAAAALPGRLAAGGGRR, from the coding sequence ATGAAGGCCGAGATGACCATGCGTCGTATCCGTCGCGTGCACTTCGTCGGTGTGGGCGGCGCGGGCATGGGCGGCATCGCCGAGGTGCTGGCGAATCTAGGCTACGAGGTCTCGGGATCGGATATCGCCGAGAACGGCGTCACGCAGCGTCTCACGGGGCTCGGGGTTCGCATCGCGCGGGAGCACGCGGCGGCGAATGTGGCGGACGCGGACGTCGTCGTCGTGTCGAGCGCGATCGGCGACGACAACCCGGAGGTGGCCGAGGCCCGATCGCGGCGCATCCCGGTCGTGCCGCGGGCCGAGATGCTGGCCGAGCTGATGCGATTCCGGTTCGGCATCGCGGTGGCCGGCACGCACGGCAAGACCACGACGACCAGTCTGGTTGCGGCGGTGCTTGCAGAAGGGGGCCTGGACCCGACCTGGGTCGTGGGGGGGCGGGTCAACAGCTCGGCGAGCCACGCCAAGCTCGGCGCCGGCAAGTACCTCGTGGCGGAAGCGGACGAGAGCGATGCCTCCTTCTTGTACCTGCAGCCCGTCATCGCGGTGGTGACCAATATCGACGCCGACCATCTCGGAAGCTACGGGGGAGACTTCCGGAAGCTGGTCTCGACGTTCGCGGAATTCCTGCACCACCTGCCCTTCTACGGGCTCGCGGTGCTCTGCGTCGAGGACGAAACCGTGCGCGACCTCATGGGACAGGTTGCGCGTCCCGCGCGCGGCTACGGCCTGGACGAATCCGCGGACGTGCGCGCCAGCGAGCTGCGTTTCGAGGGCTCCGGTTCACGCTTCGTCGTGCATCTGCCGGGCGGGTCGGGTTTCGAGGTGCGGCTCAACATGCCGGGCAGGCACAACGTCCTCAATGCGCTGGCCGCGATTACCGTGGCGCATGAACTCGGCGTGGGCGAGGCAGCGATCAAGCGGGCGCTGGACGGATTCCAGGGCATTCGAAGGCGATTCCAGGACTATGGAGATATCCCGGTCGCGGGTGGCAAGGTCCGGCTGATCGACGACTATGCACACCATCCCACGGAGATCCTGGCGACCCTGGAAGCGGTGCGCTCGGCCTGGCCCGAGCGGCGACTGCTCGTCGTCTTCCAGCCGCATCGTTACACGCGCACCCGGGACCTCTTCGATGACTTCGCCAGTGTGTTGAACCAGGCCGACGCCCTCGTGTTGCTGGACGTTTACGCGGCGACCGAGGACGTGATCCCGGATGCCGACGGCCGTGCGCTGTGCAGGGCGCTGCGCGCGCGCGGCAAGCTGGTGCCGGTCTTCGTCGAGACCGTCGAAGGCTTGCCGGAGGTCCTGGGCGATCTGGTCGAGGCCGGTGATCTGCTGCTGACCCTGGGTGCGGGCAGCATCGGCGCCGCCGCCGCCGCACTGCCCGGGCGACTGGCCGCGGGAGGGGGGAGGCGATGA
- the murB gene encoding UDP-N-acetylmuramate dehydrogenase: MMAQERKPALRGELGYSQPLRTLNSWRVGGDAECLFRPADLDDLRGFLAEGLAVAPLTWLGLGTNVLIRDGGIRGTVIALHGALDGLALTDDGRVVAEAGVPCAKVARVAARGGLAGVEFLAGIPGTMGGALAMNAGAFGGESWDRVEAVTTIDGSGAVREREAVAYRIRYRSVEGPQGEWFVAARLALEPGATEAGRDRIRELLARRGATQPTGLPSCGSVFRNPPGDHAARLIETAGLKGFRIGGACVSEKHANFIVNLGKARAAEIESLIRYVQSEVAARHGVDLVTEVRILGEPAS; the protein is encoded by the coding sequence ATGATGGCGCAGGAACGCAAGCCGGCTCTTCGCGGTGAGCTCGGCTACTCGCAACCGCTGCGCACGCTCAACAGTTGGCGCGTGGGCGGGGATGCCGAGTGTCTGTTCCGACCGGCGGACCTCGACGATCTCCGAGGGTTTCTGGCCGAAGGCCTGGCCGTCGCGCCACTGACCTGGCTGGGACTGGGTACCAACGTGCTGATCCGCGACGGTGGGATCCGCGGCACCGTGATCGCCCTGCACGGTGCGCTCGACGGTCTGGCGCTCACGGACGACGGGCGGGTTGTCGCCGAGGCCGGGGTGCCTTGCGCCAAGGTGGCGCGGGTCGCGGCCCGCGGGGGGCTGGCGGGTGTCGAGTTTCTGGCCGGGATCCCCGGCACCATGGGCGGGGCGCTGGCGATGAACGCGGGCGCCTTTGGCGGCGAGTCCTGGGATCGTGTCGAGGCCGTCACCACGATCGACGGTTCGGGCGCGGTGAGAGAACGCGAGGCGGTTGCGTACCGGATCCGCTATCGGAGCGTCGAGGGGCCCCAGGGCGAATGGTTCGTGGCGGCGCGTCTCGCGCTGGAACCGGGCGCGACCGAGGCGGGCAGGGATCGCATCAGGGAGTTGCTGGCGCGTCGGGGGGCCACGCAGCCCACTGGACTGCCGAGTTGCGGTTCGGTATTCCGCAATCCGCCGGGCGACCATGCCGCGCGTCTCATAGAGACAGCGGGACTCAAGGGCTTTCGGATCGGCGGGGCCTGTGTGTCGGAGAAGCACGCCAATTTCATCGTCAACCTGGGTAAGGCGCGCGCCGCGGAGATCGAATCGCTCATTCGGTACGTGCAGTCTGAGGTGGCGGCGCGGCACGGGGTGGACCTGGTGACCGAGGTCCGCATTCTGGGGGAACCGGCGTCATGA
- the murD gene encoding UDP-N-acetylmuramoyl-L-alanine--D-glutamate ligase yields the protein MLMQSTPDAPYLVVGLGETGLSVAKYLYARGRRFEVADTRSAPPGLERLRALAPEIPVALGPLGAGCLAAASTLVVSPGIPLDDPVIAAARSRGAEVIGDIELFAREALAPIAAITGSNGKSSVTTLLADMAAASGSEVRAGGNLGTPALDLLLGGAPDLYVLELSSFQLESTRGLRPRVAAVLNVSADHMDRYSDLDGYARVKARIYEGADARIVNRDDPVVGAMATGANCIGFGLGAPGEGEYGVLTTGNGQWLAHGAQRLLRIDELRLRGSHNVANVLAALAMAEALGLDTRAALDAARSFGGLPHRTQWVADSAGVSWYNDSKGTNVGATLAAIGGLPGTTILIAGGIGKGADFSPLASAVREKVRGVILFGRDAPVLAAALQDAAPIEMACDMRDAVRRAARMAQAGDNVLLSPACASFDMFEDYAARGDAFVAAVRELSV from the coding sequence ATGTTGATGCAATCAACACCCGATGCGCCCTATCTCGTCGTGGGGCTTGGCGAAACCGGCTTGTCGGTGGCGAAGTACCTGTATGCCAGGGGGCGCCGCTTCGAGGTGGCGGACACCCGGAGCGCGCCGCCGGGGCTGGAGCGACTGCGTGCGCTGGCCCCGGAGATCCCGGTTGCGCTGGGTCCACTGGGCGCGGGGTGCCTGGCGGCGGCGTCCACACTCGTGGTGAGTCCCGGCATCCCGCTGGACGACCCGGTCATCGCCGCTGCCCGTTCCCGGGGTGCGGAGGTCATCGGCGATATCGAGCTGTTCGCGCGCGAGGCGCTCGCCCCAATCGCCGCGATCACCGGCTCCAACGGAAAGAGCAGCGTGACGACCCTGCTGGCCGACATGGCGGCGGCTTCCGGATCGGAGGTCAGGGCGGGCGGTAACCTCGGGACACCGGCGCTCGACCTTCTGCTTGGGGGAGCCCCCGATCTCTATGTCCTGGAGCTGTCGAGTTTCCAGCTGGAATCGACCCGCGGTCTGCGTCCAAGGGTGGCCGCCGTGCTCAACGTGAGTGCGGATCACATGGACCGCTATTCCGATCTGGATGGCTACGCGCGCGTCAAGGCGCGAATCTACGAGGGGGCGGATGCGCGCATCGTGAACCGGGACGATCCTGTCGTCGGCGCCATGGCGACCGGTGCGAATTGCATCGGATTCGGGCTCGGTGCGCCGGGCGAGGGGGAGTACGGTGTCCTGACCACGGGTAATGGTCAGTGGCTCGCGCACGGTGCGCAGAGGTTGCTACGGATCGATGAGCTGCGACTGCGGGGATCCCACAACGTGGCCAACGTGCTGGCCGCGCTGGCAATGGCCGAGGCGCTGGGGCTCGATACCCGTGCGGCGCTCGACGCCGCCCGCAGTTTCGGGGGCCTGCCGCACCGTACGCAGTGGGTGGCGGATTCGGCGGGGGTGAGCTGGTATAACGATTCGAAGGGTACCAATGTCGGCGCCACGCTGGCGGCGATCGGGGGCCTGCCCGGGACGACCATCCTGATCGCTGGCGGGATCGGAAAGGGCGCGGACTTCTCGCCGCTGGCGTCGGCGGTCAGGGAGAAGGTGCGAGGCGTGATCCTGTTCGGTCGTGACGCCCCGGTACTGGCCGCGGCGCTACAGGATGCGGCGCCCATCGAGATGGCGTGCGACATGCGCGACGCGGTGCGCCGCGCCGCGCGGATGGCCCAAGCCGGCGACAATGTCCTGCTGTCGCCCGCCTGCGCGAGTTTCGACATGTTCGAGGATTACGCCGCGCGCGGTGACGCGTTTGTGGCTGCGGTCCGGGAGCTGAGCGTGTGA